From the genome of Palaemon carinicauda isolate YSFRI2023 chromosome 6, ASM3689809v2, whole genome shotgun sequence, one region includes:
- the LOC137642999 gene encoding uncharacterized protein — protein MPPTRRAGAVTKPPITHHSLAPQPTTSSATYCRPSAAVLLLPLQIRGSSGEIKFNWKFLVADVTLRVFGTDFLSHFLLLVDVAHWLLVKIDSYLSTPLQTAPSNLALHIIAPTDTYAHLLTSCTDVFRLELSQTPMSLAKHGIYSRIKTKGTPVFTKFRRMVSNRLAAVKQTFAEINEMGLCQKASTSWSSPLHMILEKDDSLLLCGDYVHLSMQTELDHFHIPNYADVIFYLQKVKAFSTLDLLKGSNQGL, from the exons ATGCCTCCCACCCGACGTGCAGGAGCGGTGACCaaaccacccatcacccaccactcgctcgcaccccaaccaacgacttcttcagccacttactgccgcccatcggctgcagttttgctcctaccactccagattcggggcagcAGCGGAGAAAT aaaatttaattggaagtttcttgttgctgacgttacattgagAGTAttcggtacggatttcctctctcatttccttcTTCTGGTCGACGTCGCCCACTGGCTATTGGTCAAaatagactcgtacttgtcgacacctcttcaaaccgccccctccaaccttgctctccacatcatcgcacccacggatacctacgcccacctcctcacgtcgtgcaCGGACGTTTTCCGTCTGGAACTTTCCCAAACGCCCATGTCCCtagccaaacatggtatttattccCGTATCAAGACGAAAGGAAccccagtcttcaccaaattcagacgtATGGTATCAAAtcgattggcagccgtcaaacagacgttcgccgaaattaatgaaatgggcctttgccaaaaggcctccacctcatggtcgtcacccttacacatgatCCTTGAGAAAGATGACTCCCTCCTTCTGTGTGGGGATTACGTTCAcctgagcatgcaaacagaactTGATCACTTCCACATCCCAAACTATGCCGACGTGATCTTCTACCTGCAGAAAGTGAAGGCTTTCTCCAccctcgaccttctgaaggggtctAATCAgggcctatga